In Agarivorans gilvus, one genomic interval encodes:
- the prfC gene encoding peptide chain release factor 3: MSNASLLHDISFRRTFAIISHPDAGKTTITEKVLLFGNAIQKAGTVKGRGNATHAKSDWMEMEKERGISVTTSVMQFPFNNCVVNLLDTPGHEDFSEDTYRTLTAVDSCLMVIDAAKGVEDRTRKLMEVTRLRDTPIVTFMNKLDRDIRDPMEVMDEVESELNILCAPITWPIGCGKQFKGVYHLLKDEVILYQTGKGHTIQDSKVIKGLDNPEIDAEVGEELAETLREELELVLGASNEFDHELFLKGELTPVYFGTALGNFGVDHMLEGLTDWAPAPKPRATDVGEVQATDAAFSGFVFKIQANMDPKHRDRIAFMRIVSGEYNKGMKMRHVRLGKDVSISDAVTFMAGDRSAAESAIAGDIIGLHNHGTIQIGDTFTQGEAMKFTGIPNFAPELFRRIRLKDPLKQKQLLKGLIQLSEEGAVQLFRPLRNNDLIVGAVGVLQFDVVVHRLRTEYKVEAVYEGISVATARWCACDDPKKLEEFKKKAHDNLALDGGDNLSYLAPTMVNLNLATERHPDVKFMQTREH, encoded by the coding sequence ATGTCTAACGCTTCACTGTTGCATGATATATCTTTTAGAAGAACCTTTGCGATTATCTCTCACCCCGATGCGGGTAAAACCACCATTACCGAAAAAGTATTGTTGTTTGGTAATGCGATTCAAAAAGCCGGCACGGTAAAGGGCCGCGGCAACGCCACCCATGCTAAATCTGACTGGATGGAAATGGAAAAAGAGCGGGGCATTTCGGTGACCACCTCGGTGATGCAATTTCCGTTTAACAATTGCGTAGTGAACCTACTCGATACTCCCGGACACGAAGACTTCTCGGAAGATACTTACCGTACCCTTACTGCGGTTGATTCTTGCTTGATGGTGATTGACGCGGCTAAAGGTGTGGAAGACCGGACTCGTAAATTGATGGAAGTGACCCGTTTGCGTGATACGCCCATCGTGACGTTTATGAACAAGTTAGACCGCGATATCCGTGACCCGATGGAAGTGATGGATGAAGTAGAAAGTGAGCTAAACATTCTCTGCGCGCCGATCACTTGGCCAATAGGCTGTGGTAAACAATTTAAAGGGGTTTACCACCTGCTAAAAGATGAAGTGATTCTTTACCAAACCGGTAAAGGCCACACCATTCAAGACTCTAAAGTCATCAAGGGCTTAGATAATCCTGAGATTGATGCCGAAGTGGGTGAGGAGCTAGCCGAAACATTGCGCGAAGAGCTGGAATTAGTGCTTGGTGCTTCTAATGAATTCGACCACGAATTGTTTTTGAAGGGCGAGTTAACGCCAGTGTATTTTGGTACTGCCTTGGGTAACTTCGGCGTAGACCATATGCTAGAAGGCTTGACCGATTGGGCTCCTGCGCCTAAGCCTCGTGCCACCGATGTGGGTGAAGTGCAAGCTACAGATGCGGCATTCTCGGGCTTTGTTTTTAAAATTCAAGCCAATATGGATCCCAAGCACCGTGACCGCATTGCTTTTATGCGGATTGTGTCTGGTGAATACAACAAGGGCATGAAAATGCGCCATGTTCGTCTCGGCAAAGACGTGAGTATTTCTGATGCGGTGACCTTTATGGCGGGCGATCGTTCGGCTGCTGAAAGCGCCATTGCTGGTGATATCATTGGTTTACACAATCACGGTACCATACAAATTGGTGATACCTTTACTCAAGGTGAAGCCATGAAGTTTACCGGCATTCCTAACTTTGCGCCGGAGCTGTTCCGCCGAATTCGCTTAAAAGATCCTCTCAAGCAAAAGCAATTGTTAAAAGGTTTGATTCAACTTTCGGAAGAGGGCGCGGTGCAGTTGTTCCGTCCGCTACGCAATAATGATTTAATCGTGGGTGCGGTCGGGGTATTGCAGTTTGATGTGGTAGTGCATCGCTTGCGTACCGAATACAAAGTGGAAGCGGTTTACGAAGGCATTAGCGTGGCTACCGCTCGTTGGTGTGCTTGTGATGATCCGAAGAAGTTAGAAGAATTTAAGAAGAAAGCTCACGATAATTTGGCCTTAGATGGTGGTGATAACCTTAGTTATTTAGCCCCTACCATGGTGAATTTAAACTTAGCAACCGAGCGTCACCCGGATGTGAAGTTTATGCAAACTCGCGAGCATTAA
- a CDS encoding TatD family hydrolase, with protein MAWFDTHCHLDFPPFNDDLSGHLASFGKANVAHCVVPAVSPDNWQTVLDLAKLPSISVALGYHPCFLNSQALGQAVQALEPELEHLYELLKQARGQVCAWGECGLDGRFPETMARQQFAFSWQIAAAQQLSLPLLIHSVRVHDQLAQLLKQQQFTQGGIIHGFSGSYVQASRFVDLGFKIGVGGTITWPRSEKTRKALKRLPLDALVLETDAPDMPLYQMTQPYNTPLNLAIIFQQLVALRSESSEQLESALWQNSVQALNLSM; from the coding sequence ATGGCTTGGTTTGATACTCACTGTCACCTCGATTTTCCTCCCTTTAATGATGACTTAAGTGGCCACTTGGCCAGCTTTGGCAAAGCCAATGTCGCGCATTGTGTGGTGCCGGCCGTATCGCCTGATAACTGGCAAACGGTATTGGATTTGGCCAAGTTGCCAAGTATTAGTGTGGCGCTGGGTTATCATCCTTGCTTTCTCAATAGCCAGGCCTTAGGCCAAGCAGTACAAGCCTTAGAACCAGAACTTGAGCACTTATACGAGTTGTTGAAACAAGCGCGTGGCCAAGTGTGTGCGTGGGGGGAGTGTGGTCTTGATGGGCGCTTTCCAGAGACCATGGCGCGCCAACAGTTTGCTTTTAGTTGGCAAATCGCGGCGGCGCAACAACTGTCTTTACCTTTGCTTATCCATTCGGTTCGAGTACACGACCAGCTGGCACAGTTGTTAAAACAGCAGCAGTTTACTCAAGGCGGGATTATTCATGGTTTTAGCGGTAGTTACGTGCAAGCCAGTCGCTTTGTGGATTTGGGCTTTAAGATTGGGGTTGGTGGCACCATTACTTGGCCGCGTTCAGAAAAGACCCGTAAGGCCTTAAAACGCCTACCCTTAGATGCCTTAGTATTAGAAACCGATGCGCCGGACATGCCGCTCTACCAAATGACTCAGCCGTACAATACGCCATTAAATTTAGCCATTATTTTTCAGCAGCTGGTGGCTCTGCGCAGCGAGTCCAGCGAACAGCTTGAGTCGGCACTGTGGCAAAACAGTGTTCAGGCGCTAAATTTATCGATGTGA
- a CDS encoding XapX domain-containing protein, with protein sequence MNEVIIALVTGAIVGVLFSAIKLPLPAPPVLSGIVGIVGIYLGGMAYQQVIQHFFS encoded by the coding sequence ATGAACGAAGTCATTATTGCCTTAGTAACAGGCGCAATCGTAGGGGTGCTATTTAGTGCAATAAAATTGCCCTTACCTGCGCCACCGGTGTTATCTGGTATTGTAGGTATTGTTGGTATTTATTTAGGCGGCATGGCCTACCAACAAGTGATACAACATTTTTTCTCTTAG
- a CDS encoding NupC/NupG family nucleoside CNT transporter, with protein sequence MNNTLMSLVGVVALLGIAFLLSDKKKSINKRTVFGAFAIQAGFGAFVLYIPFGQDVLAAVSGGVQSVIDSAQAGIAFLFGGLGSDAMFGNGVGFVFAVRVLPIIIFFSALIAVLYYLGIMQKIILVIGGALQKVLGTSRPESMSATANIFVGQTEAPIVVKPFIPKMSESELFAIMVGGLASVAGSVLAGYAGLGVELKYLIAASFMAAPGGLLMAKIIKPETNPSHQDMDATLAEEERPSNVIDAAAAGASTGMHLALNVGAMLLAFIGLIALLNSMVGGIGGWFGVEGLTIQLILGYIFAPVAWIIGVPWAEAVQAGSFIGQKLIVNEFVAYIDFVGARETLSQHTQVVITFALCGFANLSSIAILLGGLGSMAPSRRGDIARLGLKAVAAASLANLMSAALAGFFVSLL encoded by the coding sequence ATGAATAATACATTAATGAGCTTGGTAGGCGTGGTTGCGCTGCTAGGGATAGCATTCTTGCTCTCCGATAAGAAAAAATCAATTAACAAACGTACCGTATTTGGCGCTTTTGCTATTCAAGCTGGCTTCGGTGCATTTGTTCTTTACATTCCGTTTGGTCAAGACGTTTTGGCAGCGGTATCTGGTGGGGTTCAGTCAGTTATCGACAGTGCTCAAGCTGGTATTGCCTTCCTATTTGGCGGCTTAGGCAGCGATGCCATGTTTGGTAATGGAGTAGGCTTTGTATTTGCCGTTCGCGTATTACCTATCATTATCTTCTTCTCTGCTTTAATCGCGGTGCTTTATTACTTAGGCATTATGCAGAAGATTATTTTGGTGATTGGTGGTGCCTTACAAAAAGTCTTAGGTACTAGCCGTCCTGAGTCTATGTCAGCTACGGCTAATATCTTTGTTGGTCAAACCGAAGCGCCTATCGTGGTGAAGCCTTTTATTCCTAAAATGAGTGAATCAGAGCTATTTGCCATTATGGTGGGTGGTTTAGCTTCAGTTGCGGGTTCTGTTCTTGCAGGCTACGCCGGCCTAGGTGTAGAGCTTAAGTATCTTATTGCAGCTTCTTTCATGGCGGCCCCTGGTGGTTTGTTAATGGCGAAAATTATTAAGCCAGAGACTAACCCTTCTCATCAAGATATGGATGCCACGCTAGCCGAAGAAGAGCGCCCATCAAATGTGATTGATGCCGCGGCTGCCGGTGCTTCAACTGGTATGCATTTAGCACTTAATGTGGGTGCAATGCTATTGGCTTTCATCGGTCTTATCGCGCTATTAAATAGCATGGTGGGTGGTATTGGTGGTTGGTTTGGTGTTGAAGGCCTAACCATTCAATTAATTCTTGGTTACATTTTTGCGCCCGTGGCGTGGATTATTGGTGTGCCTTGGGCTGAAGCGGTACAAGCGGGTAGCTTCATCGGTCAAAAACTGATTGTGAACGAGTTTGTTGCTTACATCGATTTTGTTGGCGCTCGCGAAACGCTTTCTCAACATACTCAAGTGGTGATTACTTTTGCACTATGTGGTTTTGCTAACTTGTCTTCAATTGCAATTCTACTGGGTGGTTTAGGTAGCATGGCGCCAAGTCGCCGTGGTGATATTGCCCGTTTAGGTCTTAAGGCCGTAGCCGCAGCCTCGTTAGCTAACTTAATGAGCGCCGCACTTGCTGGTTTCTTTGTCAGTCTGCTATAG
- the deoC gene encoding deoxyribose-phosphate aldolase — protein sequence MSQSLTAVARTALSLMDLTTLNDDDTRETVAALCSQAKSVDGQVAAICIYPRFIPFARKVLAELDASEVKIATVTNFPLGEDDVALAVAETKAAVAYGADEVDVVFPWRALMAGEEQVGFDLVQQCKAACGEIKLKVIIESGELKSPELIAKASEIAIKAGADFIKTSTGKVPVNATPEAAEIMLKAIAEFNPDCGFKAAGGVKSAEQAKIYLDLASNILGDDWLSQVHFRFGASSLLAALQATIAGDDKAQAGAGY from the coding sequence ATGTCTCAGTCTCTTACTGCTGTGGCCCGTACAGCCCTTTCTTTAATGGACCTCACCACCTTAAATGACGACGATACGCGTGAAACGGTGGCGGCCCTTTGCAGCCAGGCTAAATCAGTTGATGGTCAAGTTGCTGCGATTTGTATTTATCCTCGTTTCATTCCTTTCGCCCGTAAGGTCTTAGCCGAGCTTGACGCCAGCGAAGTGAAAATTGCAACGGTAACTAATTTCCCGCTAGGTGAAGATGATGTAGCCCTAGCCGTTGCCGAAACCAAAGCGGCAGTGGCTTACGGTGCAGACGAAGTAGACGTAGTGTTCCCGTGGCGCGCCTTGATGGCCGGCGAAGAGCAAGTTGGTTTTGACTTGGTGCAACAATGTAAAGCGGCTTGTGGCGAGATTAAATTAAAAGTGATTATTGAAAGTGGCGAATTAAAAAGCCCTGAGCTAATCGCTAAAGCCAGTGAAATTGCGATTAAAGCTGGCGCGGACTTTATTAAAACCTCTACCGGTAAAGTGCCGGTAAATGCTACCCCAGAAGCGGCAGAAATCATGCTTAAGGCGATTGCCGAGTTTAACCCTGACTGTGGCTTTAAAGCAGCGGGTGGGGTGAAAAGTGCTGAACAAGCAAAAATTTACTTAGATCTTGCTAGCAATATTCTGGGTGATGATTGGTTAAGCCAAGTCCATTTCCGCTTTGGTGCCTCTAGCTTATTAGCGGCTTTGCAAGCCACCATTGCGGGTGACGACAAGGCCCAAGCGGGCGCCGGTTACTAA
- the deoA gene encoding thymidine phosphorylase, with amino-acid sequence MFFPQEIIRRKRDGHALSVAEVQFMVDGITTGQLSDSQVGAFAMAVYFNGMTAEEATALTCAMRDSGQVLSWQHLDLPGPVVDKHSTGGVGDLTSLILGPMVAACGAHVPMISGRGLGHTGGTLDKLESIPGYSITPSTQQFENIVKQVGIAIIGQTGELAPADKRLYSIRDVTATVESIPLITGSILSKKLASGLGALVMDVKVGSGAFMPDFAQSKALAESIVTVANAAGVRCSALLTDMNQPLAPSAGNAVEIAETLRYLKGDTSAQRLHHVTTALASEMLLSSGLAENQQQAEQKLADSISSGAALERFAKMVSALGGPSDFVERSEHYLAKAKVVKPVLARHSGMVSQLDCRALGMAVVGLGGGRSVPGAAIDHSVGINGLVEIGDLVDKGQALLTLHANDEASWQAAAKQIQQAITLVEAGADFIQPQSVYQRIAAC; translated from the coding sequence ATGTTTTTTCCTCAAGAAATCATTCGACGTAAACGTGATGGCCATGCGCTATCGGTGGCTGAAGTCCAGTTTATGGTTGATGGCATCACCACCGGCCAACTCAGTGATAGTCAGGTAGGGGCCTTTGCTATGGCGGTCTACTTTAATGGCATGACCGCCGAAGAAGCTACTGCGCTCACCTGCGCTATGCGTGATTCTGGTCAAGTACTTAGTTGGCAGCATCTTGATTTACCCGGTCCAGTAGTCGACAAGCATTCCACTGGCGGCGTAGGTGATTTAACGTCGTTGATTCTGGGGCCAATGGTGGCTGCCTGTGGCGCTCATGTACCGATGATTTCGGGGCGTGGTTTAGGTCATACCGGTGGGACTTTAGATAAGCTAGAGTCCATTCCCGGTTATTCCATTACCCCTAGCACTCAGCAATTTGAAAACATAGTAAAACAAGTGGGCATTGCTATCATCGGCCAAACCGGTGAATTGGCGCCCGCCGATAAACGCTTATATAGCATTCGAGATGTGACCGCTACGGTGGAATCGATTCCGCTGATCACCGGCTCTATTCTCAGTAAGAAACTCGCTTCTGGCCTAGGCGCTCTGGTTATGGATGTCAAAGTGGGCAGCGGTGCCTTCATGCCTGACTTCGCCCAATCAAAGGCCTTGGCGGAAAGCATTGTTACCGTGGCTAATGCCGCCGGAGTGAGATGCAGTGCGCTGCTCACTGATATGAATCAGCCGCTGGCACCGAGTGCCGGTAATGCTGTAGAAATCGCCGAAACGCTGCGTTATCTAAAAGGGGATACCTCGGCACAGCGCTTACATCACGTGACTACCGCGCTAGCCAGTGAGATGTTGTTATCTAGTGGCCTAGCCGAAAACCAACAGCAGGCCGAGCAAAAGCTGGCTGACAGCATTAGCTCTGGCGCGGCTTTAGAGCGCTTTGCCAAAATGGTCAGTGCCCTAGGTGGGCCTAGCGATTTTGTTGAGCGTAGCGAACATTACCTAGCAAAAGCCAAGGTGGTGAAGCCTGTATTGGCAAGGCACAGTGGCATGGTGAGCCAATTAGACTGTCGTGCCCTAGGCATGGCTGTAGTGGGCTTAGGTGGCGGACGAAGTGTTCCCGGAGCTGCCATTGACCACAGTGTGGGGATTAATGGACTAGTCGAAATAGGTGATCTTGTTGATAAAGGACAAGCCCTATTAACTTTGCATGCCAATGACGAAGCCTCGTGGCAGGCGGCTGCAAAACAAATTCAACAAGCGATTACTTTGGTTGAAGCCGGAGCTGATTTTATACAGCCACAGTCGGTTTATCAGCGCATTGCTGCTTGTTAA
- a CDS encoding phosphopentomutase: protein MKRAIILMLDSFGIGASEDADKFGDQGANTLLHIAEQCAQGKAEQGRTGPLNIPNLNRLGLGQACADSGGVFPPGLDASIKPTGQYGYAAELSSGKDTPSGHWEIAGVPVLFDWGYFSETENSFPQSLLDELVKRADLPGYLGNCHASGTEVLERLGEKHMATGKPIFYTSADSVFQIAAHEESFGLERLLKLCEIARELVDPYNIGRVIARPFVGNSAKDFARTGNRRDLSVLPPAPTLLDRMAEAGGEVVSIGKIADIYAQQGITRKVKATGLEGLFDLTLSEMDRQVDNSIIFTNFVDFDSSYGHRRDVSGYAAALEYFDQRLPELLAKLSDDDIVILTADHGCDPTWPGTDHTREHIPVIFYGKKLAAKNVGKRDTFADIGQTIADYLKLPALEYGSSFL from the coding sequence ATGAAACGTGCAATTATTTTAATGCTTGATTCCTTTGGCATTGGAGCCTCTGAAGATGCCGACAAATTTGGCGATCAAGGTGCTAATACTCTGTTACATATTGCCGAGCAATGTGCCCAAGGTAAGGCCGAGCAAGGTAGAACTGGCCCGCTTAACATTCCTAATTTAAATCGCTTAGGCTTAGGGCAGGCCTGTGCTGACAGTGGCGGGGTGTTCCCGCCGGGATTGGATGCCAGCATCAAGCCCACTGGCCAATATGGCTATGCAGCGGAACTGTCTAGTGGTAAAGATACTCCTAGTGGACACTGGGAAATCGCTGGTGTACCGGTCTTATTTGACTGGGGCTACTTCAGTGAAACGGAGAATAGCTTTCCCCAAAGCCTACTAGATGAATTAGTGAAACGTGCCGACTTGCCTGGTTATTTAGGCAACTGTCATGCCTCGGGCACGGAAGTGTTAGAGCGCCTTGGCGAAAAGCACATGGCCACTGGTAAACCGATTTTTTATACCTCTGCCGACAGTGTTTTTCAGATCGCCGCACATGAAGAAAGCTTTGGTTTAGAGCGCTTACTAAAACTGTGTGAGATAGCCCGTGAATTGGTCGACCCTTACAACATTGGCCGAGTGATTGCCCGTCCGTTTGTGGGTAACAGCGCTAAGGATTTTGCCCGCACCGGTAACCGCCGCGATCTATCGGTCTTGCCGCCTGCGCCAACCCTACTTGACCGCATGGCCGAGGCTGGTGGCGAAGTAGTGAGTATCGGTAAAATTGCTGATATTTATGCGCAGCAAGGGATTACTCGTAAGGTGAAAGCAACCGGCTTGGAAGGTTTGTTTGATTTAACCTTGAGCGAAATGGATCGCCAAGTGGACAATAGCATCATCTTCACCAACTTCGTTGATTTTGACTCATCTTATGGGCATCGACGTGATGTGTCGGGTTACGCGGCAGCGCTTGAGTACTTTGACCAACGCCTGCCTGAATTACTGGCCAAGCTTAGTGATGATGACATCGTTATTCTTACTGCCGATCATGGTTGTGATCCTACTTGGCCTGGGACTGATCATACCCGCGAACATATTCCGGTGATTTTCTACGGTAAAAAACTGGCGGCTAAAAACGTGGGTAAGCGCGATACCTTTGCCGATATTGGCCAAACCATTGCCGATTACCTGAAGTTGCCAGCGCTAGAATACGGCAGCAGCTTTTTATAA
- the deoD gene encoding purine-nucleoside phosphorylase, which yields MATPHINAKLGDFAETVLFPGDPLRAKYIAETFLEDVVEVTSVRNMLGFTGTYKGKRVSVMGSGMGIPSCSIYAHELYTQYGVENIIRVGSAGAVSNDIKLRDVVIGMGACTDSKVNRVRFKGHDFAAIANYDLLRAAVDSAKAQGIDAKVGNIFSADLFYSPEPDMFDVMEKHNVYAVEMEAAGLYGVAAECGKAALCVVTISDHIRTGEKTTAEERQTTFNDMITLTLESLL from the coding sequence ATGGCTACCCCTCATATTAATGCTAAACTGGGTGATTTTGCGGAAACCGTGTTATTTCCTGGCGACCCACTACGTGCCAAGTACATTGCAGAAACCTTTTTAGAAGACGTTGTAGAAGTGACCAGTGTACGTAATATGCTTGGTTTTACTGGTACATATAAAGGTAAACGCGTTTCGGTAATGGGTTCTGGTATGGGCATCCCCAGCTGCTCTATTTATGCCCACGAGTTGTATACTCAGTATGGCGTTGAGAATATTATTCGTGTTGGTAGTGCCGGTGCTGTAAGTAACGATATTAAGCTACGTGATGTAGTGATTGGTATGGGTGCTTGTACTGATTCAAAAGTGAACCGAGTTCGTTTTAAAGGCCATGACTTTGCCGCGATTGCTAACTATGACTTATTACGTGCTGCAGTGGATAGCGCCAAAGCGCAGGGCATCGACGCTAAAGTGGGTAACATTTTCTCGGCCGATCTGTTTTATTCGCCTGAACCAGATATGTTTGATGTAATGGAAAAACACAACGTTTATGCGGTAGAAATGGAAGCTGCTGGCCTTTATGGGGTGGCGGCTGAGTGTGGTAAAGCCGCTTTATGTGTGGTGACCATTTCTGACCATATTCGCACTGGAGAAAAAACCACTGCTGAAGAGCGTCAAACCACCTTCAACGATATGATTACTCTCACTCTTGAGTCACTGCTTTAG
- a CDS encoding YtjB family periplasmic protein: MAKSAVRRYRIIQFSQFILAILCCIWVFFYYLDLKHSGEQLIENQTEKLARSLSSLAALNAASYMDQDDAQELGQLVNALVKEHFVRDASIYDNQGLRIASSQLALPLTRLLPLAGASHTPIEGLGRRPYVAEIRGEQGETLGFLRITLEHTTLLAEANTYISHSQSKMMMMFLVSICIGFLFTRVLSRKRHLAALFNINARAQRKKAKQAKQLLADIAARSEQAKD, encoded by the coding sequence GTGGCCAAATCCGCTGTTAGACGCTATCGAATCATTCAATTCAGCCAGTTTATACTCGCCATTTTGTGCTGTATTTGGGTGTTTTTCTATTATCTAGATTTAAAGCACAGTGGTGAGCAGTTAATTGAAAACCAAACCGAGAAGCTGGCCCGCTCACTCAGCTCGCTAGCGGCTTTAAATGCTGCTTCTTACATGGACCAAGACGACGCCCAAGAGTTAGGGCAACTGGTTAATGCACTAGTTAAAGAGCATTTCGTGAGAGACGCCTCGATTTACGACAACCAAGGCTTGCGTATTGCAAGCTCGCAACTGGCGCTACCGCTCACTCGATTGCTGCCTCTGGCAGGAGCCAGCCACACGCCAATCGAGGGGCTAGGAAGACGCCCCTACGTGGCTGAAATCCGAGGGGAACAAGGCGAAACCTTGGGCTTTTTACGGATCACCCTAGAGCACACCACTTTACTCGCCGAAGCCAATACCTACATTAGCCACAGCCAATCAAAAATGATGATGATGTTCTTGGTGTCGATCTGTATTGGTTTTCTATTCACCCGAGTCTTATCGCGCAAACGTCATTTAGCGGCGTTATTTAATATTAATGCACGGGCGCAGCGTAAGAAGGCTAAACAAGCGAAACAGCTTCTGGCAGACATTGCCGCCAGAAGTGAGCAAGCCAAAGACTAA
- the serB gene encoding phosphoserine phosphatase SerB, with protein MDSPHHLDSLPQSLSQWSLALKTYPYQLCAEQGLVAGQAALTGAYVLAWAKDLLLEDFIKLTQAIQQQPIQLCGVLPAAGNICVLLQSAGDSAWCKQQLEQAQLSFDAVALASLPDLSQAGVVLMDMDSTTIQIECIDEIAALANVGEEVSAVTAAAMRGELDFEQSLRTRVSKLKGAPESILQQVADNMPLMPGLACLISTIHDAGWKVAIASGGFTYFAERLQQDLGFDYVQANVLEIEQQSLTGQVLGGVVDAQVKADILAQLKQRYGATQTMAIGDGANDLKMLAAADFGVAIHAKPLVQQQAQLAIKHSDLDGVVCILLAARMIAA; from the coding sequence TTGGATTCTCCACATCACCTCGACAGCCTACCGCAATCTCTTAGTCAGTGGTCTTTAGCTTTAAAGACTTATCCCTATCAGCTATGTGCTGAGCAGGGTTTAGTGGCTGGCCAAGCCGCCTTAACCGGTGCTTATGTGCTAGCTTGGGCTAAGGATTTATTACTCGAAGATTTCATTAAGCTGACTCAAGCCATCCAGCAACAGCCAATACAATTGTGTGGGGTGCTTCCGGCGGCGGGAAATATCTGTGTTTTATTGCAAAGTGCTGGCGATAGCGCTTGGTGCAAACAGCAGCTAGAGCAGGCTCAGTTGAGCTTTGACGCTGTAGCCTTGGCAAGCTTGCCAGATTTAAGCCAAGCGGGCGTGGTATTGATGGACATGGATTCCACCACGATTCAAATCGAATGTATTGATGAAATTGCCGCTTTAGCCAATGTGGGAGAAGAAGTCAGCGCCGTTACTGCCGCGGCGATGCGTGGTGAACTGGACTTTGAGCAAAGCTTACGCACCCGCGTGAGTAAGCTAAAAGGAGCGCCAGAAAGTATTTTGCAACAAGTGGCCGACAACATGCCCTTAATGCCCGGTTTAGCTTGTTTAATATCGACCATTCATGATGCAGGTTGGAAGGTGGCGATTGCTTCCGGTGGTTTTACTTATTTTGCCGAGCGCCTGCAACAGGACTTAGGTTTTGATTATGTGCAAGCCAATGTATTAGAGATTGAGCAGCAGAGCTTAACCGGCCAAGTATTGGGCGGGGTGGTGGATGCACAGGTTAAAGCAGACATCTTGGCGCAGTTAAAGCAACGTTATGGTGCCACTCAAACCATGGCGATTGGCGATGGGGCCAATGACTTAAAAATGCTGGCTGCCGCCGATTTTGGTGTGGCTATTCACGCCAAACCCTTAGTGCAACAGCAAGCTCAACTGGCGATTAAGCACAGCGACTTAGATGGCGTCGTGTGTATTTTGCTAGCCGCTAGAATGATTGCGGCGTAA